GCTGCCGCGAGGTCTTCTTCGCGGGCAACGACGCGTCGTACtgcatcgccgccccccgcaTGGCCGCTCCAGCCGACTGCGCCGTGCAGGAGGTGCAGAAGAAGACGTACACGTCCACCATCGACGGCATGCGCAAGATCGCCCGTAACGAGGGCGTGACGACGCTGTGGCGGGGCCTGTCCCCCACcctggccatggcggtgCCCGCCAACATCATCTACTTTGCCGGATACGACTGGTTGCGGTACAGCAGTAAGAGCCCGCTGTCGGGGCTGTCGTCGGACCACGCTCCTCTGACGGCTGGGTCTCTGGCGCGTATCTTTGCGGCGACGTCGGTCAGCCCCATTGAACTGGTACGCACGAGGATGCAGGCCGCCTCCAGTGTCGGGACGACGAACCACTTGGTCGAGGCGTTCAACGGAATCCGAGAGATGGTCGGCGTCCATGGGTACACTTCCTTGTGGAGAGGACTGACGCTCACGCTATGGCGCGATGTGCCCTTTTCGGGCATCTACTGGTGGGGATATGAGACGATCCGGGCCAAGCTCACGGATGTTCGCGAGGAGAAGCGGGGTCGGTCTCTGAGTCTCTCAGACTCGCCCCAGCAGGCCCGGCTCAGGTCACAGAGTCAGGAGAACCACACCGAGACCTTTCTCGACAGCTTCACTGCGGGCGCCCTGTCCGGCGCCTTCGCCTCGATCGTGACCATGCCCTTTGACGTCGGCAAGACCCGCACGCAGGTGTACCGGGACGGGCCGCGAGGCGCGGTGGGCCATGCAGCTGCCCAGGCGCCCGAAGAGCTCAGCATGGTGCGCCTCTTGACGCACATCTTCAAGACGGAGGGCCTCGCGGGGCTCTGGAGGGGCTGGATCCCGCGGACGCTCAaggtggcgccggcctgTGCCATAATGATCAGCAGCTACGAGGTGGGCAAGCGAGCGTTCCGCGGCGTAAACGAGCGAGCAGAGAGAAAGCACAAGGTCGGCATGTAACGGCGGCACGGGTTCATGGGGCAGCAATACTGCATCTTTTTGGCGTTTGGGTCAGCGGGCTGTTGGCGGCGATTTGGCACTCCATTCAGCTGATAGACAAAATGAGTGTACGATATGATTTGAGCAACGGGAATGGCGGCTTCATCGCCATGACCGGAAAGATATTATTCGGTTGTTGACTTGAGTTGATGACATCTCAGTGTGCGTAATGATTTGGTCGTGAGTCGTGAGCTGGAGTATATGAGGCCATGCATTTGACGCCACCACAAGGTTTTCGTAACAACTCGCCGGACGATAGGCCATCTAAATCGGCCTGCTTGAAATGAGGCGACGTATCATCTCCTCGCCTCTGGAATTCATTTTAACAGTTTGAAGAGCTCGAcgtgggcgccgccaaaCAGGCAGACAGCGTTCACCGCCCACAGCGCCCAAAACTTTCTCTCACCccaccatcgccaacctGCTTTCACTCACTCAATCACACAcatccacccaccacccaccaccaaccagcATGTACGACCTCTCCAACGTCGCACG
This region of Purpureocillium takamizusanense chromosome 9, complete sequence genomic DNA includes:
- the MTM1 gene encoding Carrier protein, mitochondrial, variant 2 (EggNog:ENOG503NTYN~COG:C~BUSCO:EOG09262JAT); amino-acid sequence: MARADTLVPPVTPLDVVRVRLQSQKMPTSTVDFSRLALTTTSLTPAQTAELGVTACCREVFFAGNDASYCIAAPRMAAPADCAVQEVQKKTYTSTIDGMRKIARNEGVTTLWRGLSPTLAMAVPANIIYFAGYDWLRYSSKSPLSGLSSDHAPLTAGSLARIFAATSVSPIELVRTRMQAASSVGTTNHLVEAFNGIREMVGVHGYTSLWRGLTLTLWRDVPFSGIYWWGYETIRAKLTDVREEKRGRSLSLSDSPQQARLRSQSQENHTETFLDSFTAGALSGAFASIVTMPFDVGKTRTQVYRDGPRGAVGHAAAQAPEELSMVRLLTHIFKTEGLAGLWRGWIPRTLKVAPACAIMISSYEVGKRAFRGVNERAERKHKVGM
- the MTM1 gene encoding Carrier protein, mitochondrial (EggNog:ENOG503NTYN~COG:C~BUSCO:EOG09262JAT); amino-acid sequence: MASTRRDSARGQNHDRLGAGDEFAMSRLVEIEADREYDAGMTITAPQKMASASAGSLLTSLLMTPLDVVRVRLQSQKMPTSTVDFSRLALTTTSLTPAQTAELGVTACCREVFFAGNDASYCIAAPRMAAPADCAVQEVQKKTYTSTIDGMRKIARNEGVTTLWRGLSPTLAMAVPANIIYFAGYDWLRYSSKSPLSGLSSDHAPLTAGSLARIFAATSVSPIELVRTRMQAASSVGTTNHLVEAFNGIREMVGVHGYTSLWRGLTLTLWRDVPFSGIYWWGYETIRAKLTDVREEKRGRSLSLSDSPQQARLRSQSQENHTETFLDSFTAGALSGAFASIVTMPFDVGKTRTQVYRDGPRGAVGHAAAQAPEELSMVRLLTHIFKTEGLAGLWRGWIPRTLKVAPACAIMISSYEVGKRAFRGVNERAERKHKVGM